The following coding sequences are from one Lolium rigidum isolate FL_2022 chromosome 6, APGP_CSIRO_Lrig_0.1, whole genome shotgun sequence window:
- the LOC124667124 gene encoding inactive TPR repeat-containing thioredoxin TTL3-like has protein sequence MSNRQHHPPPMPDTLSDAFAAAVLLSSNDKPDTLPPGRLSPVSPLPHSSSKHHTPSSSSGSSGSVSRAPAFASRRSHSGEIPLPSDCPPRGAARPGHRRTGSGPLIFTSNSTSNSATSPLTHTLPAGNICPTGRLAKPLPSLSTPPPPPPPRAIRHDVLGSGTGHYGHGSIMRSRSGGVAAPEEDAMVRRAMSSADPEELKRAGNEQYKKGYFDEALRLYDRALALCPDNAACRANRAAALTGLRRFGDAIKECEEAVRIDPSYGRAHQRLASLHIRLGHIEDAQKHLSLATAQPDLLELHKLQTVEKHLGRCLDSRKAGDWKSVLRECDAAIAAGADSSALLFASRAEALLRLNQLDEADMAISSASKLDYYSSCASDTKFCGFFANTYLYYAHAQVDIALGRFDHAVSSADKARIIDPRNVEVITMHNNVKAVARARSLGNELFKSGNFSEACVAYGDGLKHHLVNPVLHCNRAACRFKLGQWEKSVEDCNEALKIQPNYTKALLRRAASYDKMERWAESVKDYEVLRRELPGDTEVAEAYFHAQVALKSSRGEEVSNLKFGGEVEAITGMDQFQMATSLPGVSVVHFMTPLNQQCCKISPFVNALCNKYPSVNFLKVDVNESPAVARAENVRTVPTFKIYKNAVRVKEMICPTQQLLEYSVRHYGV, from the exons ATGTCCAACCGCCAGCACCATCCGCCGCCAATGCCGGACACGCTCTCcgacgccttcgccgccgccgtgctcctctCCTCCAACGACAAGCCCGACACGCTCCCGCCAGGCCGCCTCTCCCCCGTCTCCCCGCTCCCACACTCCTCCTCCAAGCACCACACCCCGAGCTCCTCCTCGGGCTCCTCCGGCTCCGTCTCCCGCGCGCCCGCCTTCGCCTCCCGCCGGAGCCACTCAGGCGAGATCCCGCTCCCCTCCGACTGCCCTCCCCGCGGCGCCGCCCGCCCGGGCCACCGCCGCACCGGCTCCGGCCCCCTCATCTTCACCTCCAACTCCACCTCCAACTCCGCCACCTCCCCTCTCACCCACACACTCCCCGCGGGCAACATCTGCCCCACCGGCCGCCTCGCGAAACCCCTGCCCAGCCTCTCCaccccgccgcccccgcccccgccccgcgCCATCCGCCACGACGTGCTCGGCTCCGGCACCGGCCACTACGGCCACGGCAGCATCATGCGCTCCCGCAGCGGCGGCGTCGCGGCCCCCGAGGAGGACGCCATGGTCCGGCGCGCCATGTCCAGCGCCGACCCGGAGGAGCTCAAGCGGGCGGGCAACGAGCAGTACAAGAAGGGCTACTTCGACGAGGCGCTCAGGCTCTACGACCGCGCGCTCGCGCTCTGCCCGGACAATGCCGCCTGCCGGGCCAACCGGGCCGCCGCGCTCACCGGGCTCCGCcgattcggggacgccatcaaggagtgCGAGGAGGCCGTCAGGATCGACCCGTCCTACGGACGCGCGCACCAGCGACTCGCATCGCTACACATAAG GTTAGGGCACATTGAGGATGCTCAGAAGCACCTTTCCCTCGCAACCGCGCAGCCTGACCTCCTAGAGCTACACAAACTACAAACGGTGGAGAAGCACCTGGGAAGATGTCTTGATTCACGCAAGGCTGGGGACTGGAAGAGTGTGCTGAGGGAATGTGATGCCGCCATTGCGGCTGGAGCTGACTCCTCTGCTCTG CTCTTTGCCTCAAGAGCAGAAGCTCTTCTCCGGCTCAATCAGCTCGATGAGGCTGATATGGCCATCTCTAGTGCTTCCAAGTTGGATTATTATTCTTCATGCGCCTCAGACACCAAATTCTGTGGATTCTTTGCCAACACATACCTCTATTACGCACATGCGCAAGTTGATATCGCACTGGGAAG GTTCGACCATGCTGTCTCTTCAGCTGATAAGGCCAGGATAATTGATCCAAGAAATGTTGAAGTGATAACAATGCACAACAATGTGAAAGCTGTTGCAAGAGCACGATCTCTAGGGAATGAGCTATTTAAATCTGGAAACTTTTCAGAAGCTTGCGTAGCTTATGGCGATGGGCTCAAACACCACCTTGTGAATCCAGTCCTTCACTGCAATAGGGCAGCTTGCAGGTTCAAGCTAGGGCAGTGGGAGAAGTCTGTTGAGGACTGCAATGAAGCCCTCAAGATTCAACCAAACTACACCAAGGCTCTGCTGAGGCGTGCAGCTTCCTATGATAAG ATGGAGCGGTGGGCTGAATCTGTGAAAGATTATGAGGTTCTCAGAAGGGAACTCCCAGGTGACACGGAGGTGGCTGAGGCCTATTTCCATGCTCAGGTTGCCCTCAAATCATCTCGGGGTGAGGAGGTATCTAACTTGAAGTTTGGAGGAGAGGTTGAAGCAATTACAGGAATGGACCAATTCCAGATGGCTACTTCCTTGCCAG GTGTTTCAGTTGTCCATTTCATGACACCTTTGAATCAGCAGTGCTGCAAAATTTCGCCGTTTGTGAATGCACTCTGCAACAAATACCCATCTGTTAATTTCCTCAAG GTGGATGTGAACGAGAGTCCTGCTGTTGCACGTGCGGAAAATGTCAGGACGGTTCCAACATTCAAAATCTACAAGAATGCAGTAAGAGTGAAGGAGATGATCTGCCCCACCCAACAACTGCTGGAGTACTCGGTGAGGCACTACGGGGTTTAG